A genomic window from Thermococcus nautili includes:
- a CDS encoding DUF4932 domain-containing protein produces MKGRDVVVAVLLIFAVVASACVGSPGQSGTPTNTPATNAPPRTTIHHVTPNVTVEIPPSLELYGIVYYLAVGNDTFVTDRGAYARDVESWFGPFRNQSAVLILRKWLKDAGPRVKGHTNIVVEYFIRNYPDPEEINVSEILNTSTAQTLPPRDREFLAEFLPALRDFARVTNFSAFYRSHIDTYWEDLSIYAGALEKLPPDKFMEKYAGVSGIRYLFVHPYFVIVHGHNLIEEDNGTTVWGAGGNLPLIRRFPQRTLWSYKTAKDDFMELPLNRDYIDNPGLDELLYLNFIYHELGHDIINPVLRERLLELGQMEYFIWAIREDMPYLTRYDGHFSSVNMFYESFADAWADFALSQVDPDYALLAINMQKAWGEFWIGFQYNLTRKYVELARKEGKPFAEYAPEILEELRKFASSDNVSRVYEMNVPVTPLRAFDRASVTRKLLVIYGTGGAGEENAAIKSTAERVAKILGEFYGKEFIGTEIVLKADVDVTQEDLKENVVLVGNPRVNSIARELQEKFPLRFVELENGSLALERSPGWSVDSFVLTADKNDPVVRGRLNDTSSVALLLAVRNPVNPENYVVWIAGTNANLTALFENPTYYLSSYEIWSKKGIELGFYVQPLQSS; encoded by the coding sequence GTGAAGGGAAGGGATGTGGTAGTTGCTGTTCTCCTGATTTTTGCCGTCGTTGCTTCCGCCTGTGTTGGAAGTCCAGGGCAGTCCGGCACTCCAACGAACACCCCTGCAACGAACGCGCCCCCAAGAACTACCATCCACCACGTGACACCCAACGTTACAGTCGAGATTCCCCCATCACTGGAGCTCTATGGAATCGTTTACTACCTCGCCGTTGGCAACGACACATTCGTGACGGACAGAGGGGCATACGCGAGGGACGTTGAGTCGTGGTTCGGGCCGTTCAGAAACCAAAGCGCCGTTTTGATACTCCGGAAGTGGCTCAAGGATGCCGGTCCAAGGGTTAAGGGCCACACCAACATCGTGGTTGAGTACTTCATCAGAAACTACCCAGACCCTGAGGAGATAAACGTCTCAGAAATCCTCAACACCAGCACCGCGCAGACGCTACCGCCCAGAGATAGGGAGTTTCTGGCCGAATTTCTGCCCGCTTTGAGGGATTTTGCCAGGGTTACTAACTTCTCGGCGTTTTATCGGAGCCACATTGATACCTACTGGGAGGACCTTTCAATCTACGCCGGCGCCCTTGAGAAGTTGCCACCAGATAAGTTTATGGAGAAATACGCGGGAGTTTCGGGGATACGGTACCTCTTCGTTCACCCGTATTTCGTCATAGTCCACGGCCACAACCTCATCGAGGAGGACAACGGAACAACTGTGTGGGGAGCCGGCGGCAACCTGCCCCTTATCAGGCGATTCCCTCAGAGGACACTCTGGAGCTACAAAACAGCCAAGGACGACTTCATGGAACTCCCTCTGAACAGGGACTACATTGACAACCCCGGACTTGATGAACTCCTCTACCTCAACTTCATCTACCATGAACTCGGCCACGACATCATCAACCCGGTGCTCAGAGAGAGGCTCCTTGAGCTGGGCCAGATGGAGTACTTTATCTGGGCGATACGGGAGGACATGCCCTACCTAACCCGGTACGACGGTCATTTCTCCTCGGTCAACATGTTCTACGAGAGCTTCGCCGATGCGTGGGCGGATTTCGCACTAAGCCAGGTCGACCCCGATTACGCTCTCCTGGCCATTAACATGCAGAAGGCCTGGGGCGAGTTCTGGATTGGGTTCCAGTACAACCTGACGAGGAAGTACGTTGAGCTTGCCAGGAAGGAAGGGAAACCGTTTGCCGAATACGCCCCGGAGATACTGGAGGAACTCCGGAAGTTTGCATCCAGCGACAACGTTAGCAGGGTGTACGAAATGAACGTCCCTGTGACGCCGTTGAGGGCCTTTGACAGGGCCTCGGTCACGAGGAAGCTCTTGGTAATCTACGGAACTGGTGGAGCAGGGGAGGAAAACGCGGCAATTAAATCAACGGCCGAGAGGGTTGCGAAAATCCTTGGTGAGTTCTATGGAAAAGAGTTCATAGGAACGGAAATCGTTCTCAAGGCAGACGTTGACGTGACTCAGGAAGACCTTAAAGAGAACGTCGTTCTCGTTGGCAATCCGAGAGTGAACTCCATCGCCCGGGAGCTCCAGGAGAAGTTCCCGTTGCGCTTCGTTGAGTTGGAAAACGGGTCTCTCGCCTTGGAGAGAAGCCCCGGCTGGAGTGTGGATTCCTTCGTGCTGACGGCCGACAAGAATGACCCCGTAGTCCGGGGCAGGCTGAACGATACCTCCAGCGTTGCCCTCCTGCTCGCCGTGCGGAATCCTGTGAATCCAGAAAACTACGTCGTCTGGATAGCGGGAACCAACGCAAACCTCACCGCGCTGTTCGAGAATCCTACCTATTACCTGAGCAGTTACGAGATATGGAGCAAAAAGGGAATAGAGCTTGGGTTCTACGTCCAGCCGCTTCAGTCTTCCTGA
- a CDS encoding ABC transporter permease, with amino-acid sequence MNLKNELRGYAKPVAESVLAILIGAFIGALVLWFSGYSPFEAYYWLIRGSLTSVDGIAETLAKSAPLILTAITFAIGARTGLFNIGAEGTVYFGAMAAIIVTQYLQNPIAGLLAGLLIGALWALPAAVLKVYRGVHEVISTIMFNWIAFFLVSWLAVSVYYNPKDPNSTLPIPPSARLPLLVKNTSLSWAFIVAILSAIIVFIVMWHTKLGYELRTSGQNPRAAEYGGINPKRSAIWSFVIGGMTAGLAGAGLVMGTPPSYAITQGLANVYGYGFDGIGVSLVGRNHPLGIIFAGILFGALSAGATAMQQHAHVPLEMIKVIEGIIIIAVAVPGLLDLFARLFRRGEA; translated from the coding sequence GTGAACCTCAAAAATGAGCTCAGGGGATACGCCAAACCCGTGGCCGAGAGCGTTTTGGCGATACTCATTGGAGCGTTCATAGGTGCCCTCGTCCTATGGTTCAGCGGGTACAGTCCGTTTGAGGCCTACTACTGGCTGATAAGGGGCTCTCTCACCTCGGTTGACGGCATCGCCGAGACCCTCGCAAAGTCTGCTCCACTAATCCTAACTGCCATAACCTTCGCGATAGGCGCGAGAACGGGCCTCTTCAACATCGGCGCCGAGGGAACCGTCTACTTCGGCGCAATGGCGGCGATAATAGTGACCCAGTACCTCCAGAACCCGATAGCGGGCCTTCTGGCTGGCCTTCTCATCGGAGCCCTGTGGGCCCTTCCAGCGGCGGTTCTCAAGGTTTACAGGGGAGTCCACGAGGTCATATCCACGATAATGTTCAACTGGATTGCCTTCTTCCTCGTCAGCTGGCTCGCGGTCAGCGTCTACTACAACCCAAAGGACCCCAACAGCACCCTGCCGATTCCTCCTTCAGCCAGGCTCCCGCTTCTCGTGAAGAACACAAGCCTCTCCTGGGCGTTCATAGTGGCAATACTGTCGGCGATAATAGTCTTCATAGTGATGTGGCACACCAAGCTCGGCTACGAGCTCAGAACCAGCGGACAGAACCCGAGGGCGGCTGAATACGGCGGAATCAACCCCAAGCGCTCGGCCATATGGTCGTTCGTCATCGGTGGAATGACCGCAGGACTGGCGGGCGCTGGACTCGTCATGGGAACGCCACCGAGCTACGCCATAACCCAGGGATTGGCGAACGTTTACGGCTACGGTTTCGACGGAATAGGCGTCTCCCTCGTCGGAAGGAACCATCCGCTCGGCATAATCTTCGCGGGAATCCTCTTCGGAGCCCTGAGCGCGGGAGCAACCGCGATGCAGCAGCACGCCCACGTTCCGCTCGAGATGATTAAGGTCATCGAGGGAATCATCATCATAGCCGTCGCCGTGCCCGGGTTGCTCGACCTCTTCGCCAGGCTTTTCAGGAGGGGTGAGGCATGA
- a CDS encoding ABC transporter permease has translation MNETMVISLLLGSLAAMVPIALTSIGAVISERAGVVNIGYEGILMFAAFFGAMFAELAGNGWVGILGGAFVGLLFGVLHGVLTVYLKGDHVIPGIGLNLLGYGAVAFGIRAYWGTAGQHQVPSNAQISPLWMDAFGNSLSPMVPITIAVAIIAWWVLFKTPFGLRIRAVGENPEAADALGINVELYRFTAVLIASALAGVAGAYLSVDWLGTVTKTIAAGRGFIALANMVFSGWNPLIALGGAFLFGFFDNFAIYIQNNPWLAGTIPWQFIATLPYVVTLIVVAGIIGRARPPKWDGRPYKRE, from the coding sequence ATGAACGAAACCATGGTAATCAGCCTTCTCCTTGGTTCACTCGCGGCGATGGTTCCGATAGCTCTCACGAGCATAGGCGCGGTGATAAGCGAGAGGGCCGGTGTCGTCAACATCGGCTATGAGGGAATCCTGATGTTCGCGGCGTTCTTCGGGGCAATGTTCGCGGAGCTTGCCGGAAACGGCTGGGTTGGCATTCTCGGTGGGGCATTCGTAGGACTGCTGTTCGGCGTCCTTCACGGCGTTCTAACGGTTTACCTCAAGGGAGACCACGTCATTCCGGGTATAGGCCTCAACCTCCTCGGCTACGGTGCAGTCGCCTTCGGAATAAGGGCCTACTGGGGAACCGCCGGCCAGCACCAGGTTCCAAGCAACGCCCAGATTAGTCCGCTGTGGATGGACGCCTTTGGTAACTCCCTCAGCCCGATGGTGCCGATAACCATAGCGGTCGCCATAATAGCCTGGTGGGTGCTCTTCAAGACGCCCTTCGGGCTGAGAATCAGGGCCGTCGGTGAGAACCCCGAAGCTGCAGATGCCCTCGGAATAAACGTTGAGCTCTACCGCTTCACGGCGGTCCTCATAGCCAGCGCCTTGGCGGGCGTCGCCGGTGCCTACCTCAGCGTTGACTGGCTCGGAACCGTAACTAAGACGATAGCGGCCGGAAGGGGTTTCATCGCCCTGGCAAACATGGTCTTCAGTGGCTGGAACCCGCTGATAGCACTGGGAGGAGCGTTCCTCTTCGGATTCTTCGACAACTTCGCCATCTACATACAGAACAACCCGTGGCTCGCGGGAACGATACCCTGGCAGTTCATAGCGACCCTGCCGTACGTCGTGACCCTCATAGTGGTCGCGGGAATAATAGGAAGGGCCAGGCCGCCCAAGTGGGACGGCAGGCCCTACAAGCGCGAGTGA
- a CDS encoding DUF4932 domain-containing protein produces the protein MKRLLIWVTILTLLLAPLAAPLASAVKIGPDVMVEISPNAELLGIVYYLAFGKDPFVIDRGSYLDEVEAHFGKFRNSKAVLLLKSYLSQARNVPERDYLLLNLEYYTLLCSEPPELRPLTTLGYPWFENEFLPALREFAEESDFMNFYEGHMDYYDEDLRIYENALKMLPPDEFMAENAGVHGVTYEFLHPYLVAVHGHSFSPTLNGTEIWGAGGMLPLVRRTPQRTLWSYKTARDTMFGLPLNGDYIVSTGLDELLYLGFIYHELGHDVTVPAINSYRNLTSLAYFVDAIRADMPYLARYDMHFWSRTGMLYEGFADAWEDYAISRINENYTLLAINMQKAWGEFWIGWLLNRTAHYSELSRKTGKPFSDYVWSILDEMRNFASPENVSEVYSREVPVTPLRAFDRGAELGRVVIVYGTANPDPTGTEKDKETAEEIAENLRRFYSQWVEPVDVVVKADVNVTDSDLEGVVVLVGGPVSNRLVRELDSKFPLRFEKVNGTWLLTHTENVTSFVLLDEKSPWRRIYGNVSVAVGNLGNVANASVLMAIRNPYNESNYLVWIAGENRNLTALFTNPTYYLSSYEIYTGKEVEVGFYVLPPS, from the coding sequence ATGAAGCGCCTCTTGATTTGGGTAACCATTCTAACCCTGTTGCTCGCACCTCTCGCGGCCCCTCTGGCTTCGGCCGTTAAAATAGGCCCCGACGTAATGGTTGAGATAAGCCCCAACGCCGAGCTCCTCGGAATCGTTTACTACCTTGCCTTCGGGAAGGACCCCTTTGTCATCGACAGGGGGAGTTACCTGGATGAAGTCGAGGCACACTTCGGAAAGTTCAGGAACTCAAAGGCAGTGCTCCTCTTGAAGTCTTATCTCTCTCAGGCAAGAAACGTTCCTGAAAGAGACTACCTGCTCCTCAACCTTGAGTACTACACGCTCCTCTGCTCTGAACCGCCTGAGCTCAGACCTCTAACGACCCTTGGATACCCATGGTTCGAAAACGAGTTCCTGCCCGCGCTCAGGGAGTTCGCGGAAGAGAGTGATTTCATGAACTTCTACGAGGGTCACATGGACTACTACGACGAAGACCTCAGAATCTACGAGAACGCCCTTAAAATGCTCCCTCCCGACGAGTTCATGGCCGAGAACGCGGGGGTTCATGGAGTTACCTACGAGTTCCTTCACCCCTACCTCGTTGCGGTTCACGGCCACAGCTTCAGCCCGACCCTTAACGGCACGGAAATCTGGGGCGCCGGCGGGATGCTTCCTCTAGTCAGGAGAACCCCCCAGAGAACCCTTTGGAGCTATAAAACCGCAAGGGACACGATGTTCGGGCTTCCGCTGAACGGGGACTACATTGTGAGCACGGGGCTCGACGAGTTGCTGTACCTCGGCTTTATTTACCACGAGCTCGGCCATGACGTCACCGTTCCGGCAATCAACTCATACAGGAATCTAACCAGCCTCGCCTACTTCGTTGATGCAATACGGGCCGATATGCCGTATTTAGCGCGCTACGATATGCACTTCTGGAGCAGGACGGGGATGCTCTACGAGGGCTTCGCCGACGCGTGGGAGGACTACGCGATAAGCCGGATAAACGAGAACTACACGCTCCTGGCAATCAACATGCAGAAGGCCTGGGGAGAGTTCTGGATTGGGTGGCTCCTCAACAGAACCGCCCACTACTCGGAGCTGAGCCGGAAAACGGGCAAGCCCTTCTCGGACTACGTCTGGAGCATCCTCGACGAGATGAGAAACTTCGCGTCGCCGGAAAACGTCAGTGAGGTTTACTCCCGCGAGGTTCCGGTCACACCGCTGAGGGCCTTTGATAGGGGCGCGGAGCTTGGAAGGGTCGTCATCGTCTACGGGACGGCAAACCCGGACCCGACCGGAACTGAAAAGGATAAGGAGACGGCCGAGGAGATAGCGGAGAACCTGAGGCGGTTCTACTCCCAGTGGGTCGAACCTGTGGACGTCGTGGTGAAAGCGGACGTTAACGTCACGGACTCTGACCTTGAAGGGGTCGTCGTCCTCGTCGGCGGTCCGGTCTCGAACCGTCTCGTGAGGGAGCTCGATAGCAAGTTCCCGCTCCGCTTCGAGAAGGTCAACGGAACGTGGCTCTTAACCCACACCGAGAACGTCACGAGCTTCGTCCTCCTCGACGAGAAGAGCCCCTGGAGGAGGATTTACGGAAACGTGAGCGTCGCCGTCGGAAACCTCGGAAACGTTGCCAACGCGAGCGTTCTGATGGCAATCAGGAACCCCTACAACGAGAGCAACTACCTCGTATGGATTGCAGGCGAGAACAGGAACCTAACGGCGCTCTTCACGAACCCGACCTACTACCTGAGCAGTTACGAAATCTACACGGGAAAAGAAGTGGAGGTGGGGTTCTACGTGCTCCCGCCAAGCTGA
- a CDS encoding nucleotidyltransferase family protein, with protein sequence MKAVILAGGFGTRLRPLSSTRPKPMIPVLGKPNLQYILEALEKVPEIDEVILSVHYMRGEIREFIDEKMSDYPKEIRFVNDPMPLETGGALKNVEEYVSDDFLVIYGDVFTNFDYRELIKAHEEKGGLITVAATKVYDPERFGVLEMDESGKVLHFEEKPKRPKSNLVDAGIYVVNKKVLEEIPKGKEVYFEREILPRFVERGEVYAHRMPKGTYWVDLGTPDDLFYAHQIALDEMARENGYFHIAESAEVPEDVEIQGPVYIDEGVKIGHGVKIKAYSYIGPNTVIEDRAYIKRSVLIGSDIIKERAELKDTILGEGVVVGRDVIIKENAVIGDYAKIYDGLVIYGAKVLPWKKVEEYEAYIKIKLDPTKVRPGQYPDRCPLGLPECIYKKFKAIAGEKPPCDECIENQWLF encoded by the coding sequence ATGAAAGCTGTCATCCTTGCAGGCGGTTTTGGAACGAGACTCAGGCCACTCTCATCAACGAGGCCAAAGCCGATGATTCCCGTCCTCGGGAAGCCCAACCTTCAGTACATCCTTGAAGCGCTCGAGAAGGTTCCCGAAATAGACGAGGTAATTCTCTCCGTCCACTACATGAGGGGCGAGATAAGGGAGTTCATAGACGAGAAGATGTCCGACTACCCCAAGGAAATCCGCTTCGTCAACGACCCCATGCCACTCGAGACCGGTGGCGCGCTCAAGAACGTCGAGGAGTACGTTAGTGATGACTTCCTCGTGATTTATGGCGACGTTTTCACGAACTTCGACTACCGCGAGCTCATAAAGGCCCACGAGGAGAAGGGCGGACTCATAACGGTCGCGGCAACCAAAGTCTACGACCCGGAGCGCTTTGGAGTCCTTGAGATGGACGAGAGCGGAAAGGTGCTCCACTTCGAGGAGAAGCCCAAGAGGCCCAAGAGCAACCTCGTCGATGCCGGAATCTACGTCGTGAACAAGAAGGTTCTCGAGGAGATTCCGAAGGGCAAGGAAGTCTACTTTGAGCGTGAAATCCTGCCGAGGTTCGTCGAGCGCGGCGAGGTTTACGCCCACAGAATGCCGAAGGGAACCTACTGGGTCGACCTTGGAACGCCGGACGACCTGTTCTACGCCCACCAGATTGCCCTTGATGAGATGGCGAGGGAGAACGGCTACTTCCACATAGCCGAGAGCGCGGAGGTTCCGGAAGACGTTGAGATTCAGGGGCCGGTCTACATCGATGAAGGCGTCAAGATAGGGCACGGCGTCAAGATTAAGGCCTACTCCTACATCGGCCCGAACACCGTGATAGAGGACAGGGCCTACATCAAGCGCTCGGTCCTCATCGGGAGCGACATAATCAAGGAGCGCGCCGAGCTGAAGGACACGATACTCGGCGAGGGAGTTGTAGTTGGCAGGGACGTAATCATCAAGGAGAACGCCGTCATCGGTGACTACGCAAAGATTTACGACGGGCTCGTGATTTACGGGGCGAAGGTCCTGCCCTGGAAGAAGGTCGAGGAGTACGAGGCCTACATCAAGATAAAGCTCGACCCGACTAAGGTCCGGCCCGGCCAGTACCCGGACCGCTGTCCTCTCGGCCTGCCGGAGTGTATCTACAAGAAGTTCAAGGCAATAGCCGGCGAGAAGCCGCCGTGCGACGAGTGTATTGAGAACCAGTGGCTCTTCTGA
- a CDS encoding phosphoribosyltransferase: protein MKKFPAYLASWEDIERWAKEGAWKVLEDGWRPDVVVGLARGGWVPARLYCDYLGVKDLVSLKVEHWGVTATPDGKAKLKYGSNYNLEGKKVLIVDDISDTGESLTLAKNYVESQKPAEIRTATLLTIKGSRFKPDYFGEEIDWAWIVFPWNFVEDMINLVGNILEEKEAVSTDEIVELFKELHGMEVPKGRLEEALRMAERRKVFKFRDGKWRKA, encoded by the coding sequence ATGAAGAAGTTTCCGGCGTATCTCGCTTCTTGGGAGGACATTGAAAGGTGGGCCAAGGAAGGGGCCTGGAAGGTTCTGGAAGACGGCTGGAGACCTGATGTTGTAGTTGGCCTCGCCCGCGGTGGCTGGGTTCCGGCGAGGCTCTACTGCGACTACCTCGGTGTCAAGGACCTGGTCAGCCTGAAGGTCGAGCACTGGGGAGTAACGGCAACCCCGGACGGCAAGGCCAAGCTCAAGTACGGTAGCAACTACAACCTCGAGGGCAAGAAGGTCCTCATCGTCGACGACATCAGCGACACAGGCGAGAGCTTAACCCTCGCGAAGAACTACGTCGAGAGCCAGAAGCCGGCCGAGATAAGGACTGCCACGCTCCTGACAATCAAGGGCTCGCGCTTCAAGCCCGACTACTTCGGCGAGGAAATCGACTGGGCCTGGATAGTCTTCCCCTGGAACTTCGTGGAGGACATGATTAACCTCGTCGGCAACATCCTTGAGGAGAAGGAAGCGGTAAGCACCGACGAGATAGTCGAGCTCTTCAAGGAGCTCCACGGCATGGAAGTTCCAAAGGGCAGGCTCGAGGAAGCCCTCAGGATGGCCGAGCGCAGGAAGGTTTTTAAGTTCCGCGACGGGAAGTGGCGCAAAGCCTGA
- a CDS encoding ABC transporter ATP-binding protein: protein MEEQTPVLEMRDIVKVYPDGTRALKGVTIKVYEGEILGLLGENGAGKTTLMKVLFGMLKPTKGKIFLRGKEVRFKSPADAIANGIGMVHQHFTLVEVFNALENIILGMEGHSLLSKIDVENARKKLQKLMDELNFQVPLDVPVENLPVGVQQRIEILKMLYRDVDILILDEPTAVLTPIEVKELFAVLRKLKEQGKTIIFISHKLNEVMEITDRVTVIRKGEVVGTVKTSEATPQLLARMMVGRDVVLRIEKPPKEPGEVIFRVENLWVKGDRGEDAVRGLTFEVRAGEIFGIAGVEGNGQSELIEAITGLRKVEKGKVYLKGVDITGKKPRELYDMGMAHIPEDRTHMGLILEMSVMENSILGMHWRKEFSRGFLLDWDKVEEHAKRLIEEFEVSAPGTKAPVKSLSGGNQQKLIVAREVSKKPEFIIAAQPTRGVDVASTEYIRNYLVKLRNEDKAVLLVSADLDEVLQLSDRMAIMYEGQFMGIVRPDEVTEEQIGLMMGGVKGEPQK from the coding sequence ATGGAAGAGCAAACTCCAGTGCTTGAGATGCGAGACATAGTCAAGGTTTATCCCGACGGCACAAGGGCCCTGAAGGGCGTCACGATTAAGGTCTACGAGGGCGAAATCCTCGGTCTTCTCGGCGAGAACGGTGCCGGAAAAACGACGCTGATGAAGGTTCTCTTCGGAATGCTCAAGCCAACGAAGGGCAAAATCTTTCTCAGGGGCAAAGAAGTCCGCTTCAAGAGTCCCGCCGATGCAATAGCGAACGGAATCGGAATGGTGCACCAGCACTTCACCCTGGTCGAGGTCTTCAACGCCCTCGAAAACATCATCCTCGGAATGGAGGGGCACAGCCTGCTGTCCAAGATTGACGTCGAGAACGCGAGAAAGAAGCTCCAGAAGCTGATGGACGAGCTCAACTTCCAGGTTCCCCTCGACGTTCCCGTGGAGAACCTTCCCGTCGGCGTCCAGCAGAGGATTGAAATCCTCAAGATGCTCTACCGCGACGTTGACATACTCATCCTCGACGAGCCGACCGCGGTTCTCACGCCGATAGAGGTCAAGGAGCTCTTTGCGGTTCTCAGGAAGCTCAAGGAGCAGGGGAAGACGATAATCTTCATCAGCCACAAGCTCAACGAGGTAATGGAGATAACCGACCGCGTCACGGTCATAAGGAAGGGCGAGGTCGTCGGAACCGTCAAGACGAGTGAGGCAACACCCCAGCTCCTCGCGAGGATGATGGTGGGCAGGGACGTGGTTCTCAGGATTGAGAAGCCCCCGAAGGAGCCCGGTGAGGTAATCTTCCGCGTCGAGAACCTCTGGGTGAAGGGAGACAGGGGAGAAGACGCCGTCAGGGGGCTTACCTTTGAGGTCAGAGCCGGCGAGATATTTGGAATAGCGGGTGTCGAGGGCAACGGCCAGAGCGAGCTCATAGAGGCCATAACAGGTTTGAGGAAGGTCGAGAAGGGCAAGGTCTACCTCAAGGGCGTTGACATCACCGGCAAGAAGCCGAGGGAGCTCTACGACATGGGAATGGCCCACATCCCCGAGGACAGGACTCACATGGGCCTAATCCTTGAGATGAGCGTGATGGAGAACTCCATTCTGGGAATGCACTGGAGGAAGGAGTTCTCGAGGGGCTTCCTACTCGACTGGGACAAGGTTGAGGAGCACGCGAAGAGGCTCATAGAGGAGTTCGAGGTCAGTGCGCCCGGAACCAAGGCCCCGGTGAAGAGCCTGAGCGGTGGAAACCAGCAGAAGCTCATCGTTGCCAGAGAAGTTAGCAAGAAGCCCGAGTTCATCATAGCGGCACAGCCAACGCGCGGTGTTGATGTCGCCTCGACCGAATACATCAGGAACTACCTCGTCAAGCTGAGGAACGAGGACAAGGCCGTTCTGCTCGTCTCTGCCGACCTGGATGAGGTTCTCCAGCTCAGCGACAGGATGGCGATAATGTACGAAGGCCAGTTCATGGGAATAGTCAGGCCCGACGAGGTTACCGAGGAGCAGATTGGACTCATGATGGGAGGTGTTAAGGGTGAACCTCAAAAATGA
- a CDS encoding metal ABC transporter solute-binding protein, Zn/Mn family — MKRLALIILLTLALVPLNGVSAQENVTVVATIAPIGSIVQEAFPGVRVEVIIPPGVDPHDYQLTAQQVELLSKAQVIVTTGGHLPVEKRIAELEKEGTVTGKALFVDDYVKYGFHYAKEHWYNGKDNPHGVWLDPYNAIAIAEATKEALIEEDPANAMTYERDFERFRERVLAIVEAYKALAPKNATAVIQMPPDEYAIDWLGIKAVAAIKPEEEVPAIGVDQLVPTAEKSSLIVYGSDSPEQLKKASIELAQKSGKPLVEITVFWASGNYTDWLIKNTASIMKALSTPQKTAEKNTRDNTVVTYALLALITGVVLGTALGVILKK, encoded by the coding sequence ATGAAGAGGCTCGCGCTCATAATCCTGCTGACGCTCGCGCTGGTTCCCCTCAACGGCGTCTCGGCTCAGGAGAACGTCACGGTTGTGGCGACGATAGCGCCAATAGGCTCAATAGTCCAGGAGGCGTTTCCTGGCGTTAGGGTCGAGGTGATAATCCCGCCGGGCGTTGACCCCCACGACTACCAGCTGACGGCCCAGCAGGTCGAACTGCTCTCAAAGGCCCAGGTCATAGTGACGACCGGAGGCCATCTACCCGTTGAGAAAAGGATTGCAGAACTTGAGAAGGAGGGCACCGTAACGGGGAAGGCCCTCTTCGTGGACGACTACGTGAAATACGGCTTCCACTACGCCAAAGAACACTGGTACAACGGCAAGGACAATCCGCACGGCGTCTGGCTCGACCCCTACAACGCGATAGCGATAGCCGAGGCCACGAAGGAGGCCTTAATCGAGGAGGACCCGGCGAACGCAATGACCTACGAGAGGGACTTTGAGAGGTTCCGCGAGAGGGTTCTGGCGATAGTCGAGGCCTACAAAGCTTTAGCCCCTAAAAACGCGACCGCTGTGATACAGATGCCCCCCGATGAGTACGCCATCGACTGGCTTGGGATAAAGGCCGTTGCCGCGATAAAGCCCGAGGAAGAGGTTCCTGCGATAGGGGTTGACCAGCTCGTCCCAACCGCGGAGAAGAGTTCGCTCATAGTTTACGGCTCCGACAGCCCGGAACAGCTCAAGAAGGCCTCAATTGAGCTCGCCCAGAAGAGCGGAAAGCCCCTGGTTGAGATAACAGTCTTCTGGGCCTCGGGGAACTACACCGACTGGCTAATCAAAAACACAGCCTCGATAATGAAGGCACTCTCGACCCCCCAAAAAACGGCGGAGAAGAACACCAGGGACAACACCGTAGTTACATACGCCCTTCTCGCCCTCATCACAGGCGTTGTCCTTGGAACAGCTCTGGGAGTGATATTGAAAAAATGA